The genomic stretch agtttaatgtgcttgtcccggaataagattaattgtggtataactgtgaTTCTTGACTCTTTCGACattttttacttctagtcttctcttgaacttcagaggttccccggcatttatgttttgctccacaaatagggcaagcgagataccactttatcatatcatattatgaacattgcaatccttgaaatacttatgtttcatgttgcttattattgtgttggtatccTTTCGTGACTTGCATAACTATTAAGTATTCTTAGTTGcatgcttcttattatgaattgcctgagcatttgatcatgtagtgagaatatatacatcatatgaagcaaatatGTCCGCGAAAGTTTCTTTTATtgcactcagttgtcactgaattgcttgaggacaagcaataagctaaacttgggggagttgatacgtccaaaacgtatctactttctcgaacacttCTGCTGTTGTTTGCCCtatatcttgtgtgttttgaatacaattaacacggactaacgctgttttcagtagaattgctctggtgtcttgtttttgtgcagaaatccaactttcgggaaaaatcaggaaaatatagaaaaaaaaCCCATATTTCACCTGCAGACTcctggagccagaagacgagatggagggggccacgaggggctcacACCTTCCCTAGACGAGGGCCAGGGCTTGGCCGTGCCTAGGTGTGGTATGGCCGCCTCAGCCACCCCTCGATCTCTCCAtcgcactataagaagcccctggacctaaaaaccgagggggttcgacgtttttccagaaagagtttcgctgctccaccgccaccagaaaccccaatcccggGACCAGAAGTTCCGTTCTGGcagatttggaggagatcatcgccatcgccatcaccgacgcctctccatcaaccatccatgtttcccccatccatgtgtgagtaattccccggtgtaggctgtaggggatggtagggattggatgagattggtcatgtaatagctataagattgttatgggcatagtacctagtatccgttgttagtatttttgacattgttgcaactttctatgcgtaatgcttgtcactttgggcccgagtgccatgatcttagatctgaacatgttattgattcatgagaataattattgttttttatcatatctgcaagttgtatacacacattgttgtctggaacccgaggcccTAAAGTGACcaagaattgggataaccggaggggatggctataatgtaggatcacgtgtgttcacagagtgttaatgctttgctccggtactatattaaaaggagtaccttaattaccagtagtttccctagaggccccgctgcaacgggctagtaggacaaaagatgttgtgtaagtttctcattgcgagcacgcacaactaaataggaacacacactTAAGGAtatattatgctaggatgcttttatcatttgcaatgcctatgtcttgctattacaTGGACTTTGTCAtttatgcaacgcccgttcatccatccctatgcctacagtattttaatcctgttgtctactgcaatcattgctactgttgtttttatttcactactgctgttACTATACTTCACTACTCCCACCATTACTATTGATAAACTGTTGCGACTAAGTCTATTTTTAGGTGTAGGTGAATTGACTACTcacttgttaaagcttataaatattttttgcccccttgtgtcgaatcaaatttgggttttacttccctcaaagactgttgcgatcccctatacttgtgggttatcaccgactgcttctccttccagaatgcgcgcgtgGCCTGGACGTCTTCGAGATGGACTCTGCGCAACtacgccatgaactgctcgtccgccttgGTGATAGCAATCCGTCGTGACCTTCGTTGTACCGCCGCGCTTCCCCCTCTGAGCGAAGTACGGCTCAGGAGCGAGACTCTTGGCTTCCGttagagacctgacctccgggaagttcattttgtTGTTCGGCTGGGCAAACCTCCACGCCGCAATGTCGTATGCGTggtcagcagcctccttcgtgtagaaggtgccgagccacacacgcacaccaccaaTGGTGACTTCAGCCGCGAAATGGCCCGCGGGCCGCTTGCGAACACCGAGGAAGCCCGTGTTGGTACGGCGATGAGGAGCCATCTCAACGCGGCAGTGGagctcagaggattttgtggtgGTGTTGGAGGAGAGAAGCGCTGCTGGTGGTGTTGTGTTGGAGGAGAAAACATGGCTATATGTAGGGAGGCGAGGGGATGAAACAACGGGAAAACTTGGTGGGAGAGAATGGGAGGGAGAAATGGTGGGATAGAAGCGGCGGGAGAACTTGCCGGGAGAAAATGGCGGGAGAGAGGGCGGGAAAGTTTGGCAGGAGAAATGGAGGGAGAGAAATggtgggaaaacttggcgggcgaGAATGGGCGGGAGGGAGAGAAAGAGCGGGAAAGTTTGGCGGGAAATCGGGCGGGAAAAAGAAAAATTAGGGTGAGGTTATACCGAGGGTGGCCATCGGCGTATAGGATAGCTGTGACGTCACCCGGCGGGAGAAGcgggagaaaaaaagaaaaaaagggggaggccatgccgacggcagccctcggcatagccctgaCTCCGTGACAGGGCCATCACGGCCTGGCTGGGGTGGGTCGCGTGCTCACGCCTACGCCAACGGCCACAGAGGcaccgagggcagccgtcggtgTAGCCCGGCATATATGctgacggccccgacttttggcctcGGTGTAGGTCCACGCCGTCGGCACCTTGTCCCATTTGCGTAGTGAAAGTGATTGCTTAGCATACGTATTTGTTCTTGCCACTTGTAGGATTTCATCATTTAACACTAATAATTGGTCATCCATGCCAAAATGGACACACGTTGACAGTAAGAATATTGCAACATAAATAtgtaaacagggaagtgcataaACATTATTATTGCAGATCGACCATCGCGATTCAACACGGTTCGACGGTTCACCGAGCTGGCTAATACGGAGAACAGTACAATACATGCAACCCTCGATCAGGTACGTACAATAGCAACTTGAGATGACACGACAGTAGCAGAACTCAAAGGAAGCTTGGGACTCGAGGGGAATCTCAATCATTCATCGAATTTCTCCCTGTGAACCTCGTCCAGGATCACAACAAGAGCCGCGATGAACACGTAGTCGACATGCGGAAACACCGTAACCATAAACGTGTCCCTGTCGAGCAGCACATTCGAAACAGTGAACTTACGGTTCATCTGCAGCAACAAACGGTTACTTTATCAGCCAAAGGTTTTCATGAAGCTTCAAAATATGATACTGTGGTAAGAAATTCGAACCAGTTCTGATACTTACTTGAGCTACCATTGTGGTGGAGTCGCCAAGGTAGAAGGCGCAGGACCTGTCGAAGTAGTTGCCGCTGATCTTGAAATCGCAGACCTGATGTGCGGTGTTTCCAGCCAAGAAGACATCCATCTCCGTCTTGAGTTGGATCATCGAAGATTTCTTCACGCTGAAGAGCAGATCGCTTGCGTTTGAGCTGTCCCCTCTGAACACTTCCCATCTGTGGTGCATACTGAATACCTGACCAAGTGATATTTTAAGTTGAAGTGAGCACATAGACGATGCAGAGAAAGAAAAGTACTCCTATTGTGTCCGATCCACTTCAACGCTAAAGTAATTTCCTACGACTCAGTCTAGAAATTGGAGGTCCGTTAGACTGAATATGGTTTTGCGAAGAAGTTTCCTCATCTCTGAAAGAAATAGCAAATCTGACAACCCACGCTCTGCCTGTCGAACGGATTCACATAAACAGACAATTTGGCAAGAGACAAGCATCTCAGTTTGATTTCGTGTTCCCAATTACTGGTAGGTCTACGGGAATTTGAGCGCCGCGCGCGGGGAAGATCGAGATGAAACACAAACTGGGAGACAGGCAGAGTACCTTCTCTTGCATAGacaggaggggctggccggcggcgtcgaggaggacgcggcggtgcCGCATGCTGAAGATGGTTCCCTTGACCTTGAGCACGACGGCGCCGTTGGCGTCGGTGATTGCGAAGTCGCCGTCGGAGAGGCTGAGGGCTTTCTTGGTCACCGTGAGCGGCACGACGTACGGAGCGCAGAACTGATGCCCCACCACTGGCAGCGGCGCCTGTGGGGCTCCGCTGGCCGCCGGAAGCGCCATCGATCGAGATAGTAGACCTTGAGCTGTTGAGTGGATCGTGGTGTGCTTGCTTGGGGTGTTGTTCCGGACTTCCGGACGGGACGGAGGAGAAACAATGGTGAAGCGAGACAGCCGCTGTAGGTACCCGTTTCCTTGCCTATTTTGTCACCGTCCCGTCGTTTTTTCTGGGCAACTTACAATCCTCCCACCTTTCTCTTCTGTTTCCTTGGCTATAGCTGTGTCGTCCTTGACTTGCTCACCGTATGTGCCACCGTTTCCATGTACTTGCCACCGGACCCGCTCTACCGTCGATGATTTCAAGAGCCGCCGTGTTACACTATACCCTTGTTCTCCGTTCTTACTATGATTTTCGCTTAAATCATGGAGTTTACTTCCGCTTAAGGCTTTGTCTACTTCTACTGTACTTATGGGACCGGAGGAGATTATTTCGAATCCCGGAAAATCGTTTGTCCGTTTACTTCTCCAGGTTTGAACGAAATAATTTTGAGATATCCCTTCCCATTCCGTTCCATTCCATCcccatctatatctatatctatatctatatctatacctactaataaaggaagtaaggtttctccccactTTTTTCGTCCGTTTTTGACTTACCCCTGTTTTTCAAACTTAATTTCAAAGATTGCCACCGCACAGTAATAAAATGGGTTGGACGTATACGAAAAAAAAAACCAAGGTCGGTCGCTGTGGCTTCCTTTGCCCGTCGCATGTGTGCGTTCCGTCAAGTCACGAAACCGAAGTGGGCCAATTTTTAATGGGCCTGCGGCATTACCTGGTCCCTAGCTCGCAGTGCCTGCTTCTCCCCTATTTCATTAATCGAATCTGTCCTGCTAAAGCCATCGTAGATAttcaatagtcccacctcgcttctATATATGAAATCCCACCGGTTTATATATGTTATTTTTCTGTATGAAAAAAGTCCACTTTTGGTCCTTGAATTCTAGTGAAAGTTCACTTTCGGTCCTATAACTTCTGTCTGGTTCAAAATGAACCTTGAACTCTCAGAATCATTCACTTTTAGTCCTTACCCCGATTGAGCTAGACAAATATCTGCCATTGGTGCCCAAAAACTCAAGGTAACGGTGCAAGGGTAGAGAGACGAGACAATGTTGATAAGCAAACAAGGAGACCTTTGTGGCGCAACGCTTCACGTGAATTAGAAGAGAGAGAAATCAAGCGAGAGACTGGTTCAGGGACCCAAGGGTTTGGTTGTTTTTTGCATTGTGACATTTGGTTTAACATCAGGTAGTTTGGGCTTGGTCTGGTTCTAAACGAATTTGGTTGGTTCCCTATTTTTTCTTTCCACGCCAGTAATTTTCTCAACTCAACTGCAAAGGGATGAAAAATGAACTATTATGAGAGTTCAAGGTTCATTCTAGACtaaaaataaattttgggactgaaAGTGAACTTTCCCAAGAGTTTAAGGATGAGAATTGGACTTTCTTCTTTCTGTATTAGCGCAAGTCGCCTTCGAAGTTGGAACAGCAGACAGATATGGCTACACGGGCCAAAGATATTGGGAGGAATAAAGGAAAGTTGCATCCTGACATATGAGGAAGGAAAAGTAGGTAAAAGGGGATCAATGCACAGACCAGACGGGATTGAATTGGAAGGCGGCGAAATTTCAGAAGAAAAAAAGGGAAGAAATTCCCAAATCTCCGCGTGAGAATATATGTACAGAGGAGTTCCCCGGCAGCGACAGGGAAAAAAAAAGGCGCACGCTGGCCGTCGGTCGTCCGACAGGCGGTCTGAAAATCGGTTGTGATTCCAGCCGTTCGATCGCGATCTTGCGGTTAGCAATCAGTTCATCGTCCCCCACGCGGTCTGGTCGCTTTTCTGCTGTTGTCGCTGTGTCAGACACGTTACTTCCTCCTGCTGTGCTGCATGCCATGTCGCTTTCCTACTTCTGAGCTAAGCGGGTGAAGGCAGTACTATATTTTGGTCATCTCACTAGAGCCTAGCTACCACGTGTAGCTGTTGGGATGCTATGCTAGAGTAGAAATAATCCAACAAAAATTTGGGTATTTACCACAATAATAAACAATGATGTTAACAAAAATCAGCAGATATTGTTACTCAAATATGTTTATAATAATAGTTAAGAAAGAAACTACAAataatttgggtgtttacaacaatagttagCAACAATTTTAACAAAAACAAGAATTTCAACACTAAAAATTTCCAAAGC from Lolium rigidum isolate FL_2022 chromosome 4, APGP_CSIRO_Lrig_0.1, whole genome shotgun sequence encodes the following:
- the LOC124650155 gene encoding protein LURP-one-related 15-like, which gives rise to MALPAASGAPQAPLPVVGHQFCAPYVVPLTVTKKALSLSDGDFAITDANGAVVLKVKGTIFSMRHRRVLLDAAGQPLLSMQEKVFSMHHRWEVFRGDSSNASDLLFSVKKSSMIQLKTEMDVFLAGNTAHQVCDFKISGNYFDRSCAFYLGDSTTMVAQMNRKFTVSNVLLDRDTFMVTVFPHVDYVFIAALVVILDEVHREKFDE